One genomic segment of Thermodesulfatator atlanticus DSM 21156 includes these proteins:
- the purN gene encoding phosphoribosylglycinamide formyltransferase: MLKLGWFSTGRDQAARDLLKVVWQRIKEGFISAQISYVFLSREPGESKESDLFLKLCQELGLKIYTLSAKNFEPGLRQNNREAWRAAYHQKVYEMIKHEPVDLIVLAGYMWVVSAELCQKLPMINLHPALPGGPQGTWQEVIWQLLQEEANETGVMMHLVTPELDQGPAVTFCRFPIKGGEFDPLWQNFKEKMRQIGLEKIKEQEGEKEPLFALIRKEGVKRELPLIVYTIKAFAEKEISLINHKLFDNKGNLLLEPYDLTERIEKHLKTGEW; this comes from the coding sequence ATGCTTAAACTTGGCTGGTTTTCCACAGGAAGAGACCAGGCGGCCCGTGATTTGCTAAAGGTTGTTTGGCAAAGAATAAAAGAAGGTTTTATCTCCGCTCAAATATCCTATGTATTCTTATCTCGTGAACCCGGAGAATCAAAAGAAAGCGATCTATTCCTGAAATTATGCCAAGAACTTGGCCTAAAAATCTATACTCTTTCTGCCAAAAATTTTGAACCGGGACTTCGTCAAAATAACCGCGAAGCTTGGCGAGCCGCTTACCATCAAAAAGTATATGAGATGATAAAACATGAACCCGTTGATCTCATTGTCCTGGCGGGATATATGTGGGTGGTCTCGGCAGAACTATGTCAAAAACTACCCATGATAAACCTGCATCCTGCCCTACCCGGAGGCCCTCAAGGGACCTGGCAAGAAGTGATTTGGCAACTCTTACAAGAAGAAGCTAATGAAACTGGAGTAATGATGCATCTAGTTACCCCTGAACTTGACCAGGGGCCGGCTGTTACTTTTTGTCGTTTCCCGATAAAAGGAGGAGAGTTCGATCCACTTTGGCAAAATTTTAAAGAAAAAATGAGACAAATTGGTCTTGAAAAAATCAAGGAGCAAGAAGGGGAAAAGGAGCCTCTTTTTGCTCTCATTCGGAAAGAAGGAGTAAAACGAGAACTCCCTCTTATTGTTTATACTATCAAGGCTTTTGCAGAAAAAGAAATAAGCCTTATCAACCACAAGCTCTTCGATAACAAGGGAAATCTTCTTTTAGAACCTTATGACTTAACCGAGCGTATTGAAAAGCATCTTAAAACCGGGGAATGGTAA
- a CDS encoding cytochrome ubiquinol oxidase subunit I translates to MLDVVLLSRLQFAVATLFHFLFVPLTLGLSLLTAIFETLYLKTGDEDYKRAAKFWGKLFLINFALGVVTGITLEFQFGTNWSKYSVYVGDIFGSLLAIEATLAFFLESTFIAIWHFGWDRISPKLHAICIWLVAIGSNISALWILLANGWMQHPVGYVLRNNRAELESFFAVVTNPFGWLEFFHTTAGAYVLAGFFVLGISAWHIIRKNELAFFKKSFNVAAIWSLVFSLFVVLNGDIHASHVAHTQPTKLAAMESVWETQSGAPFYLLVIPDEENERNAVEFLGIPKLLSFIAYHDPNAEVKGLKEWPKEERPPVEITFWSFRLMVALGMLFILISIWAFLRRKTPEKDRTLLRILPWAIPLPYLACELGWIVAEVGRQPWLVYGLMKTSAGVSPIAPVQVVISLLAFILVYALLGLVDFYLLFKFARKGPDPKEDKEAEAAEAAPATL, encoded by the coding sequence ATGCTAGACGTTGTTTTGCTTTCACGGCTTCAGTTTGCCGTGGCAACCCTTTTCCACTTTTTATTTGTTCCTCTAACTTTAGGTCTTTCCCTCTTAACCGCTATTTTTGAAACCCTTTACCTTAAAACCGGAGACGAAGACTATAAACGTGCAGCTAAGTTTTGGGGAAAACTCTTTCTCATCAACTTCGCTTTAGGGGTTGTTACGGGTATTACCCTGGAATTTCAGTTTGGGACTAACTGGTCCAAGTATTCTGTTTACGTAGGAGATATTTTTGGTTCTCTACTTGCAATTGAAGCCACCCTTGCCTTTTTTCTTGAATCTACTTTTATTGCTATCTGGCATTTTGGATGGGATAGGATTTCTCCTAAACTTCACGCTATCTGTATCTGGCTTGTAGCGATTGGCTCCAATATTTCTGCCCTTTGGATCCTTTTGGCCAATGGTTGGATGCAGCATCCTGTAGGCTACGTCTTGCGTAACAATCGAGCCGAGCTTGAGAGCTTCTTTGCAGTAGTGACAAATCCTTTTGGCTGGCTTGAATTTTTCCATACTACCGCAGGAGCCTATGTGCTTGCAGGCTTTTTCGTTTTGGGGATCTCTGCCTGGCATATTATCCGCAAAAATGAACTGGCCTTTTTCAAAAAGAGCTTTAACGTAGCAGCGATCTGGAGCCTGGTTTTTTCACTTTTTGTAGTGCTTAACGGAGACATTCATGCAAGCCATGTAGCCCACACCCAGCCCACCAAGCTTGCGGCGATGGAATCTGTTTGGGAAACCCAAAGTGGGGCCCCTTTTTATCTGCTCGTAATTCCTGATGAGGAAAATGAACGCAATGCCGTTGAATTTTTGGGGATTCCCAAGCTTTTAAGCTTCATTGCCTATCATGATCCCAATGCCGAAGTAAAAGGACTTAAAGAATGGCCTAAAGAAGAACGTCCTCCTGTTGAAATTACCTTCTGGTCGTTTCGTCTCATGGTGGCCTTAGGGATGCTTTTTATCCTTATAAGTATCTGGGCCTTTTTAAGGCGTAAGACTCCTGAGAAAGACAGGACCTTGCTTCGTATTCTTCCTTGGGCTATTCCTCTGCCATATTTGGCCTGTGAACTTGGCTGGATTGTAGCAGAAGTAGGTCGGCAGCCTTGGCTTGTTTACGGCCTTATGAAAACTTCTGCCGGGGTTTCGCCTATTGCACCGGTCCAGGTAGTTATTTCTCTCCTGGCTTTTATTTTGGTTTACGCTTTACTCGGGTTGGTCGATTTCTATCTACTGTTTAAATTTGCCCGCAAAGGGCCTGATCCCAAAGAAGACAAAGAAGCCGAAGCTGCTGAGGCAGCTCCTGCAACCCTTTAA
- a CDS encoding RrF2 family transcriptional regulator: MKISRATDYGIRLVVYLAEKSPKIVPRSEVAKEMEVPAEFLAKIAQHLARAGLIEIKQGRGGGYKLKRNPKEITLLEIVEALEGEICLNVCVENPDACNFSSRCKVHLVWEAARDGLRRLLGSIPVAELVFKTKTT; this comes from the coding sequence ATGAAAATCAGTAGAGCTACCGACTACGGTATAAGATTGGTTGTTTATTTAGCGGAAAAAAGTCCCAAGATAGTTCCTAGGTCTGAAGTTGCAAAAGAGATGGAAGTCCCTGCCGAGTTTTTGGCCAAGATTGCCCAGCATTTAGCTCGTGCTGGACTTATCGAGATAAAACAAGGACGAGGGGGTGGTTATAAATTAAAACGTAATCCCAAGGAAATTACTTTATTAGAGATAGTAGAAGCTTTAGAAGGGGAAATTTGTCTGAACGTGTGCGTAGAGAACCCTGATGCCTGTAACTTCAGTTCTCGATGTAAAGTCCACCTTGTGTGGGAAGCAGCAAGAGACGGCTTAAGGCGTCTTTTAGGAAGTATTCCTGTGGCAGAGTTAGTTTTTAAAACTAAAACAACTTAA